A portion of the Bombus terrestris chromosome 3, iyBomTerr1.2, whole genome shotgun sequence genome contains these proteins:
- the LOC105667133 gene encoding uncharacterized protein LOC105667133, with amino-acid sequence MHANRNLDQTINRSQFPKSPPNQRLNRPGDLKIMQLLSAYPDNKIKLLNGLTMIPIPAEDAKALGLRVPDSDSFKSNSTSFKGPARLSSPKSSRKRSNDDSKLKKDVKRHRNMDVKTSKKLPDLKQEQKAQRTATLETLSILHAKLERGLKNISNRTKARPKFHPDTPRDSDTPANSSPTTIRTSGRKSTIGGKLRKKSSTSQGNKPDKLRKESSSKSTKQLFSMAESWSSDSVVSHSDNCACCHSREPCPFHGSDFYGK; translated from the coding sequence ATGCACGCAAATCGAAACCTCGACCAAACGATAAATCGCTCGCAGTTCCCAAAATCGCCTCCAAATCAAAGATTAAATCGCCCAGGTGACTTGAAAATCATGCAATTATTATCCGCCTACCCTGATAATAAGATTAAGCTATTAAACGGTCTCACCATGATTCCCATCCCTGCAGAAGACGCAAAGGCTCTCGGTCTTCGAGTCCCAGATTCCGACAGCTTTAAATCAAACTCGACCTCGTTTAAAGGCCCAGCTCGCCTATCCAGCCCCAAGTCCTCTAGAAAAAGATCGAACGACGATAGCAAACTCAAGAAAGACGTTAAGCGTCATCGAAATATGGACGTAAAAACGTCGAAGAAGCTACCGGATTTAAAGCAAGAACAAAAGGCTCAACGAACCGCTACGTTAGAAACGCTGAGTATTTTACACGCAAAATTGGAACGAGggctgaaaaatatttcgaacagGACAAAAGCGCGACCAAAATTTCATCCGGATACGCCAAGGGACTCTGATACCCCAGCCAATTCAAGCCCGACCACGATACGCACATCCGGTCGTAAATCGACGATCGGCGGTAAACTGAGAAAAAAATCGTCGACCTCCCAGGGAAACAAGCCAGACAAACTTAGGAAAGAATCGAGCTCAAAATCCACAAAACAATTGTTCAGCATGGCTGAATCGTGGAGCAGCGACTCCGTGGTCAGTCATTCGGATAACTGTGCCTGCTGTCACAGCCGAGAGCCTTGCCCCTTTCACGGAAGCGACTTCTACGGGAAATAA
- the LOC100649285 gene encoding pre-mRNA-splicing factor 38B isoform X5 has protein sequence MQVQEAEGADGSPWNNSSGCDEERRPTQKEGKKSNILPLWGNERTMNLNPLILTNIQSSHYFKVNLYELKTYHEVIDEIYYKVSHLEPWEKGSRKTAGQTGMCGGVRGVGAGGIVSTAYCLLYKLFTLRLTRKQLNGLINHLDSPYIRALGFMYIRYTQPPADLFSWYSDYLEDEDELDVKAGGGQVMKMGDILKQFLTKLEWFSTLFPRIPVPIQKELEHRLAERFPQQSMNARNAKPPITLNSHGKYSNSSSRKDNGNLTSRNQPRHIPDSEAQWGEAERTSHWRARSDEDRKDKYRDRDRERDRIRERERERARERDRERDRHCRRSNSRDRSRRQREHRSRSRDRSHRDRSKDRYRDKDRHRDRGSPYDYATELARERERQRRE, from the exons ATGCAAGTGCAAGAGGCGGAAGGAGCTGATg GTTCACCATGGAACAATTCCAGTGGTTGCGATGAAGAACGTCGTCCAACTCAAAAGGAGGGTAAAAAGTCGAATATATTACCTCTATGGGGAAATGAAAGGACTATGAATTTAAATCCACTAATTTTAACCAACATACAATCGTCACATTATTTTAAAGTgaatttatatgaattaaaaaCATACCATGAGGTTATCGATGAAATTTACTATAAGGTGTCTCATTTGGAACCATGGGAGAAAGGAAGCAGAAAAACAGCAGGCCAGACTGGCATGTGCGGAGGT GTCCGAGGAGTTGGTGCTGGTGGAATTGTCTCAACAGCTTATTGTCTACTGTATAAACTCTTCACCTTGAGATTAACACGGAAACAATTAAATGGTCTTATCAATCACCTTGATTCACCATATATTCGGGCATTAGGATTTATGTATATTAG ATATACACAACCACCAGCAGATCTATTTAGTTGGTATAGTGATTACTTAGAAGATGAAGATGAGTTAGATGTAAAAGCTGGTGGAGGACAAGTAATGAAGATGGGTGACATTCTCAAACAATTTCTTACTAAATTAGAATGGTTTTCAACGTTATTTCCAAGAATACCAGTGCCTATACAAAAAGAACTCGAACATCGATTAGCAGAAAGGTTTCCACAACAATCTATGAATGCCCGAAATGCAAAACCACCTATTACCCTAAATAGTCATGGAAAATATAGTAACAGCAGTAGTAGGAAAGATAACGGCAATCTCACCTCACGGAATCAACCGCGGCATATACCAGATAGCGAAGCTCAGTGGGGTGAGGCTGAAAGAACAAGTCACTGGCGAGCCAG ATCTGATGAAGACCGCAAGGACAAATACAGAGACCGAGATCGTGAGCGAGATCGtataagagaaagagaacgagaacgTGCCCGTGAAAGAGATCGAGAAAGGGATCGACATTGCAGACGATCAAACAGCCGTGATCGAAGTCGGAGACAAAGAGAACATAGAAGTCGTAGCAGAGACAGATCACATAGAGATAGAAGTAAAGATCGTTATCGTGATAAAGATCGTCATAGGGACAG AGGATCACCCTATGATTATGCAACAGAACTTGCTCGTGAAAGGGAAAGACAACGAAGAGAATGA
- the LOC100649285 gene encoding pre-mRNA-splicing factor 38B isoform X1, giving the protein MQVQEAEGADGSPWNNSSGCDEERRPTQKEGKKSNILPLWGNERTMNLNPLILTNIQSSHYFKVNLYELKTYHEVIDEIYYKVSHLEPWEKGSRKTAGQTGMCGGRFMQVRGVGAGGIVSTAYCLLYKLFTLRLTRKQLNGLINHLDSPYIRALGFMYIRYTQPPADLFSWYSDYLEDEDELDVKAGGGQVMKMGDILKQFLTKLEWFSTLFPRIPVPIQKELEHRLAERFPQQSMNARNAKPPITLNSHGKYSNSSSRKDNGNLTSRNQPRHIPDSEAQWGEAERTSHWRARSDEDRKDKYRDRDRERDRIRERERERARERDRERDRHCRRSNSRDRSRRQREHRSRSRDRSHRDRSKDRYRDKDRHRDRRGSPYDYATELARERERQRRE; this is encoded by the exons ATGCAAGTGCAAGAGGCGGAAGGAGCTGATg GTTCACCATGGAACAATTCCAGTGGTTGCGATGAAGAACGTCGTCCAACTCAAAAGGAGGGTAAAAAGTCGAATATATTACCTCTATGGGGAAATGAAAGGACTATGAATTTAAATCCACTAATTTTAACCAACATACAATCGTCACATTATTTTAAAGTgaatttatatgaattaaaaaCATACCATGAGGTTATCGATGAAATTTACTATAAGGTGTCTCATTTGGAACCATGGGAGAAAGGAAGCAGAAAAACAGCAGGCCAGACTGGCATGTGCGGAGGT CGGTTCATGCAGGTCCGAGGAGTTGGTGCTGGTGGAATTGTCTCAACAGCTTATTGTCTACTGTATAAACTCTTCACCTTGAGATTAACACGGAAACAATTAAATGGTCTTATCAATCACCTTGATTCACCATATATTCGGGCATTAGGATTTATGTATATTAG ATATACACAACCACCAGCAGATCTATTTAGTTGGTATAGTGATTACTTAGAAGATGAAGATGAGTTAGATGTAAAAGCTGGTGGAGGACAAGTAATGAAGATGGGTGACATTCTCAAACAATTTCTTACTAAATTAGAATGGTTTTCAACGTTATTTCCAAGAATACCAGTGCCTATACAAAAAGAACTCGAACATCGATTAGCAGAAAGGTTTCCACAACAATCTATGAATGCCCGAAATGCAAAACCACCTATTACCCTAAATAGTCATGGAAAATATAGTAACAGCAGTAGTAGGAAAGATAACGGCAATCTCACCTCACGGAATCAACCGCGGCATATACCAGATAGCGAAGCTCAGTGGGGTGAGGCTGAAAGAACAAGTCACTGGCGAGCCAG ATCTGATGAAGACCGCAAGGACAAATACAGAGACCGAGATCGTGAGCGAGATCGtataagagaaagagaacgagaacgTGCCCGTGAAAGAGATCGAGAAAGGGATCGACATTGCAGACGATCAAACAGCCGTGATCGAAGTCGGAGACAAAGAGAACATAGAAGTCGTAGCAGAGACAGATCACATAGAGATAGAAGTAAAGATCGTTATCGTGATAAAGATCGTCATAGGGACAG AAGAGGATCACCCTATGATTATGCAACAGAACTTGCTCGTGAAAGGGAAAGACAACGAAGAGAATGA
- the LOC100649285 gene encoding pre-mRNA-splicing factor 38B isoform X2, which produces MQVQEAEGADGSPWNNSSGCDEERRPTQKEGKKSNILPLWGNERTMNLNPLILTNIQSSHYFKVNLYELKTYHEVIDEIYYKVSHLEPWEKGSRKTAGQTGMCGGRFMQVRGVGAGGIVSTAYCLLYKLFTLRLTRKQLNGLINHLDSPYIRALGFMYIRYTQPPADLFSWYSDYLEDEDELDVKAGGGQVMKMGDILKQFLTKLEWFSTLFPRIPVPIQKELEHRLAERFPQQSMNARNAKPPITLNSHGKYSNSSSRKDNGNLTSRNQPRHIPDSEAQWGEAERTSHWRARSDEDRKDKYRDRDRERDRIRERERERARERDRERDRHCRRSNSRDRSRRQREHRSRSRDRSHRDRSKDRYRDKDRHRDRGSPYDYATELARERERQRRE; this is translated from the exons ATGCAAGTGCAAGAGGCGGAAGGAGCTGATg GTTCACCATGGAACAATTCCAGTGGTTGCGATGAAGAACGTCGTCCAACTCAAAAGGAGGGTAAAAAGTCGAATATATTACCTCTATGGGGAAATGAAAGGACTATGAATTTAAATCCACTAATTTTAACCAACATACAATCGTCACATTATTTTAAAGTgaatttatatgaattaaaaaCATACCATGAGGTTATCGATGAAATTTACTATAAGGTGTCTCATTTGGAACCATGGGAGAAAGGAAGCAGAAAAACAGCAGGCCAGACTGGCATGTGCGGAGGT CGGTTCATGCAGGTCCGAGGAGTTGGTGCTGGTGGAATTGTCTCAACAGCTTATTGTCTACTGTATAAACTCTTCACCTTGAGATTAACACGGAAACAATTAAATGGTCTTATCAATCACCTTGATTCACCATATATTCGGGCATTAGGATTTATGTATATTAG ATATACACAACCACCAGCAGATCTATTTAGTTGGTATAGTGATTACTTAGAAGATGAAGATGAGTTAGATGTAAAAGCTGGTGGAGGACAAGTAATGAAGATGGGTGACATTCTCAAACAATTTCTTACTAAATTAGAATGGTTTTCAACGTTATTTCCAAGAATACCAGTGCCTATACAAAAAGAACTCGAACATCGATTAGCAGAAAGGTTTCCACAACAATCTATGAATGCCCGAAATGCAAAACCACCTATTACCCTAAATAGTCATGGAAAATATAGTAACAGCAGTAGTAGGAAAGATAACGGCAATCTCACCTCACGGAATCAACCGCGGCATATACCAGATAGCGAAGCTCAGTGGGGTGAGGCTGAAAGAACAAGTCACTGGCGAGCCAG ATCTGATGAAGACCGCAAGGACAAATACAGAGACCGAGATCGTGAGCGAGATCGtataagagaaagagaacgagaacgTGCCCGTGAAAGAGATCGAGAAAGGGATCGACATTGCAGACGATCAAACAGCCGTGATCGAAGTCGGAGACAAAGAGAACATAGAAGTCGTAGCAGAGACAGATCACATAGAGATAGAAGTAAAGATCGTTATCGTGATAAAGATCGTCATAGGGACAG AGGATCACCCTATGATTATGCAACAGAACTTGCTCGTGAAAGGGAAAGACAACGAAGAGAATGA
- the LOC100649285 gene encoding pre-mRNA-splicing factor 38B isoform X4, protein MRHLYIGSPWNNSSGCDEERRPTQKEGKKSNILPLWGNERTMNLNPLILTNIQSSHYFKVNLYELKTYHEVIDEIYYKVSHLEPWEKGSRKTAGQTGMCGGRFMQVRGVGAGGIVSTAYCLLYKLFTLRLTRKQLNGLINHLDSPYIRALGFMYIRYTQPPADLFSWYSDYLEDEDELDVKAGGGQVMKMGDILKQFLTKLEWFSTLFPRIPVPIQKELEHRLAERFPQQSMNARNAKPPITLNSHGKYSNSSSRKDNGNLTSRNQPRHIPDSEAQWGEAERTSHWRARSDEDRKDKYRDRDRERDRIRERERERARERDRERDRHCRRSNSRDRSRRQREHRSRSRDRSHRDRSKDRYRDKDRHRDRRGSPYDYATELARERERQRRE, encoded by the exons ATGAGACACTTGTACATAGGTTCACCATGGAACAATTCCAGTGGTTGCGATGAAGAACGTCGTCCAACTCAAAAGGAGGGTAAAAAGTCGAATATATTACCTCTATGGGGAAATGAAAGGACTATGAATTTAAATCCACTAATTTTAACCAACATACAATCGTCACATTATTTTAAAGTgaatttatatgaattaaaaaCATACCATGAGGTTATCGATGAAATTTACTATAAGGTGTCTCATTTGGAACCATGGGAGAAAGGAAGCAGAAAAACAGCAGGCCAGACTGGCATGTGCGGAGGT CGGTTCATGCAGGTCCGAGGAGTTGGTGCTGGTGGAATTGTCTCAACAGCTTATTGTCTACTGTATAAACTCTTCACCTTGAGATTAACACGGAAACAATTAAATGGTCTTATCAATCACCTTGATTCACCATATATTCGGGCATTAGGATTTATGTATATTAG ATATACACAACCACCAGCAGATCTATTTAGTTGGTATAGTGATTACTTAGAAGATGAAGATGAGTTAGATGTAAAAGCTGGTGGAGGACAAGTAATGAAGATGGGTGACATTCTCAAACAATTTCTTACTAAATTAGAATGGTTTTCAACGTTATTTCCAAGAATACCAGTGCCTATACAAAAAGAACTCGAACATCGATTAGCAGAAAGGTTTCCACAACAATCTATGAATGCCCGAAATGCAAAACCACCTATTACCCTAAATAGTCATGGAAAATATAGTAACAGCAGTAGTAGGAAAGATAACGGCAATCTCACCTCACGGAATCAACCGCGGCATATACCAGATAGCGAAGCTCAGTGGGGTGAGGCTGAAAGAACAAGTCACTGGCGAGCCAG ATCTGATGAAGACCGCAAGGACAAATACAGAGACCGAGATCGTGAGCGAGATCGtataagagaaagagaacgagaacgTGCCCGTGAAAGAGATCGAGAAAGGGATCGACATTGCAGACGATCAAACAGCCGTGATCGAAGTCGGAGACAAAGAGAACATAGAAGTCGTAGCAGAGACAGATCACATAGAGATAGAAGTAAAGATCGTTATCGTGATAAAGATCGTCATAGGGACAG AAGAGGATCACCCTATGATTATGCAACAGAACTTGCTCGTGAAAGGGAAAGACAACGAAGAGAATGA
- the LOC100649083 gene encoding glycosaminoglycan xylosylkinase: MIGRRCALIALGGLLILVLSVNVYFIRMIVESSSQKTSSKGMPISQLKPEQEQLISQAGQNLQVSQKSVAKDMIKKIKEEIQLLPSRYFKQNTSYVIVLERLFTELKIMPNAVQKNIWSIPNNNWPDAHQLIPPVAPELGTILDILRKSKVMRADNAPLGTQLKLMLTLEHGTKAMFKPQWYSRDAIIRGPVYHGKDRHNAEVVAFYLSSLLALRRVPLTVIRKLDLRNEIRPRATPELYATMYQDGNDTCLYGVCHYCSPVDPVCGVGDILEGALISWLPRYLRLVKHRHPWQRTYKKNKLAAWETDDNYCEKVKDTKAYSPQSSSRLLDLVDTAIFDFLMDNGDRHHYELAQNNFHNPAVLLIDNGKSLGNPDIDHFDILAPLYQCCMIHKTTWDRLKLFSGGSLSIALARLAAHESVMAGVQPLVTEAHLSAMDRRLLTIYAVVEYCLKNKKYASNVILDHR; this comes from the exons ATGATTGGCCGACGCTGTGCTCTCATCGCTTTGGGCGGTCTTTTGATTCTTGTCCTTAGCGtcaatgtatattttattcgaatgaTTGTAGAGAGCTCGTCGCAAAAAACTTCTTCTAAAGGCATGCCTATTTCGCAATTAAAGCCGGAACAGGAACAGTTAATATCTCAAGCGGGACAAAATTTACAAGTTTCGCAAAAATCAGTTGCGAAAGATATGATAAAAAAGATTAAAGAGGAGATACAGTTATTACCGTCAAGATATTTTAAGCAAAATACTAGCTACGTAATAGTATTGGAAAGATTATTTACTGAATTAAAGATAATGCCTAATGCTGTTCAAAAAAATATATGGAGTATACCTAACAATAAT tGGCCTGATGCCCATCAGTTAATACCACCGGTCGCGCCTGAATTAGGAACAATTTTAGATATCTTGCGTAAATCAAAAGTGATGCGTGCAGATAACGCACCACTTGGTACGCAATTGAAATTGATGCTAACTTTAGAACACGGAACGAAGGCGATGTTCAAGCCTCAATGGTATTCTAGGGACGCTATTATTCGAGGACCTGTTTATCACGGAAAAGATCGACACAATGCCGAAGTAGTAGCGTTCTATTTATCTTCCTTACTGGCCTTAAGAAGAGTGCCGCTTACTGTTATAAGAAAAC TTGACTTAAGGAATGAAATTCGGCCTCGTGCAACTCCTGAACTTTATGCTACTATGTATCAAGATGGTAATGATACTTGTTTGTATGGTGTTTGTCATTATTGCTCTCCCGTGGATCCAGTGTGTGGAGTAGGAGATATTTTAGAAGGTGCTTTAATTTCTTGGTTACCACGATATCTAAGACTTGTAAAACATCGTCATCCATGGCAAAGAACATATAAAAAGAACAAGCTTGCAGCATGGGAAACAGATGATAACTATTGTGAAAAA GTGAAAGACACTAAAGCATATTCTCCGCAATCGTCGAGCAGGCTTTTAGATTTAGTAGATACTGCGATTTTTGACTTTTTGATGGATAATGGTGATCGCCATCATTATGAATTAGCacagaataattttcataatccaGCTGTGTTGTTAATCGATAATGGGAAAAGTCTTGGAAATCCTGATATAgatcattttgatattttagCACCTTTGTATCAGTGTTGTAT GATTCATAAAACTACATgggatcgtttgaaattatttagtGGTGGTTCATTAAGCATAGCTCTTGCAAGACTTGCTGCTCATGAATCCGTAATGGCCGGTGTTCAACCCCTTGTTACAGAAGCTCATTTAAGTgccatggacagaagactactTACTATTTATGCAGTTGTAGaatattgtttgaaaaataagaaGTATGCTTCCAATGTTATTTTAGACCATCGGTag
- the LOC100649285 gene encoding pre-mRNA-splicing factor 38B isoform X6 — MQVQEAEGADGSPWNNSSGCDEERRPTQKEGKKSNILPLWGNERTMNLNPLILTNIQSSHYFKVNLYELKTYHEVIDEIYYKVSHLEPWEKGSRKTAGQTGMCGGRFMQVRGVGAGGIVSTAYCLLYKLFTLRLTRKQLNGLINHLDSPYIRALGFMYIRYTQPPADLFSWYSDYLEDEDELDVKAGGGQVMKMGDILKQFLTKLEWFSTLFPRIPVPIQKELEHRLAERFPQQSMNARNAKPPITLNSHGKYSNSSSRKDNGNLTSRNQPRHIPDSEAQWGEAERTSHWRARSDEDRKDKYRDRDRERDRIRERERERARERDRERDRHCRRSNSRDRSRRQREHRSRSRDRSHRDRNF; from the exons ATGCAAGTGCAAGAGGCGGAAGGAGCTGATg GTTCACCATGGAACAATTCCAGTGGTTGCGATGAAGAACGTCGTCCAACTCAAAAGGAGGGTAAAAAGTCGAATATATTACCTCTATGGGGAAATGAAAGGACTATGAATTTAAATCCACTAATTTTAACCAACATACAATCGTCACATTATTTTAAAGTgaatttatatgaattaaaaaCATACCATGAGGTTATCGATGAAATTTACTATAAGGTGTCTCATTTGGAACCATGGGAGAAAGGAAGCAGAAAAACAGCAGGCCAGACTGGCATGTGCGGAGGT CGGTTCATGCAGGTCCGAGGAGTTGGTGCTGGTGGAATTGTCTCAACAGCTTATTGTCTACTGTATAAACTCTTCACCTTGAGATTAACACGGAAACAATTAAATGGTCTTATCAATCACCTTGATTCACCATATATTCGGGCATTAGGATTTATGTATATTAG ATATACACAACCACCAGCAGATCTATTTAGTTGGTATAGTGATTACTTAGAAGATGAAGATGAGTTAGATGTAAAAGCTGGTGGAGGACAAGTAATGAAGATGGGTGACATTCTCAAACAATTTCTTACTAAATTAGAATGGTTTTCAACGTTATTTCCAAGAATACCAGTGCCTATACAAAAAGAACTCGAACATCGATTAGCAGAAAGGTTTCCACAACAATCTATGAATGCCCGAAATGCAAAACCACCTATTACCCTAAATAGTCATGGAAAATATAGTAACAGCAGTAGTAGGAAAGATAACGGCAATCTCACCTCACGGAATCAACCGCGGCATATACCAGATAGCGAAGCTCAGTGGGGTGAGGCTGAAAGAACAAGTCACTGGCGAGCCAG ATCTGATGAAGACCGCAAGGACAAATACAGAGACCGAGATCGTGAGCGAGATCGtataagagaaagagaacgagaacgTGCCCGTGAAAGAGATCGAGAAAGGGATCGACATTGCAGACGATCAAACAGCCGTGATCGAAGTCGGAGACAAAGAGAACATAGAAGTCGTAGCAGAGACAGATCACATAGAGATAGAA acTTCTAA
- the LOC100649285 gene encoding pre-mRNA-splicing factor 38B isoform X3, whose amino-acid sequence MQVQEAEGADGSPWNNSSGCDEERRPTQKEGKKSNILPLWGNERTMNLNPLILTNIQSSHYFKVNLYELKTYHEVIDEIYYKVSHLEPWEKGSRKTAGQTGMCGGVRGVGAGGIVSTAYCLLYKLFTLRLTRKQLNGLINHLDSPYIRALGFMYIRYTQPPADLFSWYSDYLEDEDELDVKAGGGQVMKMGDILKQFLTKLEWFSTLFPRIPVPIQKELEHRLAERFPQQSMNARNAKPPITLNSHGKYSNSSSRKDNGNLTSRNQPRHIPDSEAQWGEAERTSHWRARSDEDRKDKYRDRDRERDRIRERERERARERDRERDRHCRRSNSRDRSRRQREHRSRSRDRSHRDRSKDRYRDKDRHRDRRGSPYDYATELARERERQRRE is encoded by the exons ATGCAAGTGCAAGAGGCGGAAGGAGCTGATg GTTCACCATGGAACAATTCCAGTGGTTGCGATGAAGAACGTCGTCCAACTCAAAAGGAGGGTAAAAAGTCGAATATATTACCTCTATGGGGAAATGAAAGGACTATGAATTTAAATCCACTAATTTTAACCAACATACAATCGTCACATTATTTTAAAGTgaatttatatgaattaaaaaCATACCATGAGGTTATCGATGAAATTTACTATAAGGTGTCTCATTTGGAACCATGGGAGAAAGGAAGCAGAAAAACAGCAGGCCAGACTGGCATGTGCGGAGGT GTCCGAGGAGTTGGTGCTGGTGGAATTGTCTCAACAGCTTATTGTCTACTGTATAAACTCTTCACCTTGAGATTAACACGGAAACAATTAAATGGTCTTATCAATCACCTTGATTCACCATATATTCGGGCATTAGGATTTATGTATATTAG ATATACACAACCACCAGCAGATCTATTTAGTTGGTATAGTGATTACTTAGAAGATGAAGATGAGTTAGATGTAAAAGCTGGTGGAGGACAAGTAATGAAGATGGGTGACATTCTCAAACAATTTCTTACTAAATTAGAATGGTTTTCAACGTTATTTCCAAGAATACCAGTGCCTATACAAAAAGAACTCGAACATCGATTAGCAGAAAGGTTTCCACAACAATCTATGAATGCCCGAAATGCAAAACCACCTATTACCCTAAATAGTCATGGAAAATATAGTAACAGCAGTAGTAGGAAAGATAACGGCAATCTCACCTCACGGAATCAACCGCGGCATATACCAGATAGCGAAGCTCAGTGGGGTGAGGCTGAAAGAACAAGTCACTGGCGAGCCAG ATCTGATGAAGACCGCAAGGACAAATACAGAGACCGAGATCGTGAGCGAGATCGtataagagaaagagaacgagaacgTGCCCGTGAAAGAGATCGAGAAAGGGATCGACATTGCAGACGATCAAACAGCCGTGATCGAAGTCGGAGACAAAGAGAACATAGAAGTCGTAGCAGAGACAGATCACATAGAGATAGAAGTAAAGATCGTTATCGTGATAAAGATCGTCATAGGGACAG AAGAGGATCACCCTATGATTATGCAACAGAACTTGCTCGTGAAAGGGAAAGACAACGAAGAGAATGA